DNA sequence from the Candidatus Izemoplasmatales bacterium genome:
CGTGATCACCGTGTACGACGACAGATCGTTCACGTTCATCACCAAGACCCCGCCCGCCAGCGACCTGCTCAAGAAGGCGTGCAACATCCAGAAGGGCGCCGCGAACTCCAAGAAGGAGACGGTCGCGACGATCACCCGCGCCCAGCTCCGCGATCTCGGAGCGCAGA
Encoded proteins:
- the rplK gene encoding 50S ribosomal protein L11; translated protein: MAREVKTVVKLQIAGGKATPAPPIGPALGQASVNIQQFCLQFNERTKNMVGSVIPVVITVYDDRSFTFITKTPPASDLLKKACNIQKGAANSKKETVATITRAQLRDLGAQ